The DNA segment aTGAAATGTTTAGCTATAGGAAACTAGACAAAACGCACAAAGTGGGCGGCTGGTCTAAGTTTATGATAAAACATAGACTGTCGTAGATTAAAAAACTGTATAGAGTTTATTGATATCTTATAAGTCGtcgttgttcaaaaaaaaaaatcttataaatcgtcaaattatttaaacaaaccTGCTTATCATACAGAaagagtttttcaaaaaaaaaaaaaaacagaaagaggATCACGGGTCTTTACATTAGACTGCAAAATACATAAGTTATAAgttcaaacaaaacaatttaaaaatatatctaagtACACATTAGCTAATTTAACTATTTGACCTTTTATTCCATATAATCCACTAATTAATTAAACCTTTTACATAAACTGGATATCTAACGAATAAAATGAGCAGATTCTTTTTAGGTTTATCCTGAAATTCCATACACCCCGTTACAAAATTCACAATAATGTTACTCAGAATATAATTGTAATTCTCTATTatcataaataaaactaatttgtTATCCATGTTTTGGTAAACTTGCCAAATGCTATTAAACAGAAAAATCCCAAAAGAGAAGATAAATAAATCATGAAATAAGAGTTACACACgttgttataaaatttttttgctcgaatatatattatattagtatTTAAAGATTATTAAAGGTTGAAGCAGTATACGTACACCACAAGAAATACGTACGCCACAAGAAATAAACTCGACTTCTTAGCTAAGGGGTCGGGTGGGCCAAATTTAtgatgaaatattaaaatagaaagaaaattaCAAGGCGTAAGAGCAGCATTATCACTGAAACACTtatgggtttttttttaaaaaaaatttgtctaactaaaaatttaaaattaaaaagcgtATTTTGCGAATTGTCACTTGACGGTAGGACCCACAAACAGTACAAAAAACCCACCACAATCGATCCTTATTTCATGACTTTAGAAACTGGTTTTTATGGTTTAGTGAAGTTTACacattacttttttaaaaagaaattccCTTTTAAAAACTCCAATAATACTGCTCTAAGTATAATGAAGATAAAATGTACTGATTTCCTATAAGTCgaattattaaacaaaaaatgatcaCTAGATCTTTACATTTTGCTGCAATATTAAAGTCATAgagaaattatttatttataatcatcGATATTTCAGTTCATTTTCATAGCGTTTTCACATAAAAATGAGGGTGTACTTAGAGAacaaaatggagatattcttaTCATTCTAACctgattaaaaaattatgtacaAATGGTTTTATACTTTTATGCAATGTTTCTTGGAAATTTAAGGGTAATTTCATTACCGTTAAGCGTTACCTAAGTGTGTCTCTTCCTCTATAGAAACTATAAATAGTTTCATAACTCCTTTTTTGTCTAACTCGCAAACTCAAAAaggtcaaattaaaaaaaaaaaaaaactaaagatgaACAGAATATTGAAAAAACTATCGTGCTTTAAGACAAAAGTTAAATCGTTACGACTATTCGAATCCAACTCATCActgtcttcttcatcttcttcctctttcacTCCTCAGAAATACAACGTCTTTCTAAACTTCAGAGGCGCAGATACTCGCAAGAACTTCGTCAGTTTTCTCTACAGAGACTTAGTGGCGAAAGAGATTCGAACTTTCAAAGACGACAAGGAGTTGGAGAGGGGCCGTCCGTTTCCACCGGAGCTTCTATAAGCAATCAAAGGGTCAGAGATCGCCGTCGTGGTGGTTTCTAAGACTTACTCAGCTTCCTACTGGTGTCTTGAAGAGCTTGTGAAGATTCTGAAACTCGAGAAACAGGGTTTGATCAAAGTGCTGCCTATTTTCTACGACGTCGATCCTTGTGACGTGAGAAGACAAACCGGAGCAGTCAAGAAACATTTCGAGAAACacaagaagagactaagcagaGAGAAGGTCAAATCTTGGAGGGATGCGTTGAATTATTTGGCTGAGCTCTCTGGTGAATGTTCACAGAACTGGTAAGATATCTTTTCTATATTCGATGAGTTTTCTTCTTGATCAGTTCTTGACTATTctgttttgctctgtttttactctgttttactctgtttttgctctgttttgttctgttttgctCTGTTTCTACTCTGTTGTTGCTCTGTTTCACTCTGTTTTTACTCTGTTTGCTTTGTTGTTTACTCTGGTTTTTTCTCAGGGAAGATGACTCGAAGCTGGTCGTTGAAATCACAGAAAGAATATCAAAGATGTTGTTCTCCGTAAAACCAAGAAATGGTAATAACCTAATTGGTATCGATGAACACATGAATGAATTGTATCCACGGTTAGATTTAAGCTCAAAGGAAGGTGTGCGAGTCATTGGGATATGGGGAAGAGGAAGCATGGGAAGATCAGCACTTGCAAGACACGTTTACGAGAGCATCTCTCATAACTTTGAAGCTCACTGTTTCCTCGAAGACGTGAGAAAGATCTCACAACATTGCCGCAAATCTCATCTACAAGAAGAGCTTCTTTCCATGATGCAAGGGGAAGGGTTGAACACAAAGAGCTCTCATAGGTGTCTTAAAGCGATCAAAGCAAGGCTCAGGAACAAGAAGGTTCTACTTGTGGCTAACGACGTGGACAAGATCGAACAGTTAGAATCCCTTGGTGAGGAGTTTAGCTGGTTTGGTCATGGCAGCAGAGTCGTCATAACCACACAAGATAGGCAATTGCTTAGTTCATGGGGTGTGAAGATTGTCTATGAAGTTGAGTTCTTGAAATGCTGCGAAGTTCGAAAGCTCTTTAGGTCAGAAGCATTCAAACAGAGAGAGGTGGATCCTGTTGGTTTGGAACAGTCTACATATCATCCACACATGAATTTTCTTGgtattaatttcattttgaaaTGTTTGGTGGCTTTGTTATGTGACACAGGTCAGCTTAAGGAAAGACTGAGTGCATTAATATATACTCGCTAgttctaaaaatgaaaaatacaaGCCTTTTGTGTATACAAAGAGTAGATTTAGgtcaaatacttttttttttgttgttgtttataCTATTGTTTAGGTACATGAATATTGAATTggtgtgtttgtttgttctttattttcttttggatATGGATTTACCAGTTGTATGTAACACTCTTCTTTTGGTAAGGAATAAAGAATACaccattctttttgtttttgtttaagtaaacctttttttttttgagaaaattgttTAAGTAAACCTAAGAACATTAAATCCAAGTTTATGTAAATTAATTGCTAAAACGATTGAATAAAGATGGATAAATATTACATGTGACtgaataaatattagtaaaaactGGACTAACAAGTAAACTGAACCAACACAAATGGGACAATGTTAATTCTGTCCAAATTCGATCACATTTCTTTCAAAGGAAACCGATAAAATAGTATTTCTATTTAGTTTTGTGGTTACGGTTATATCTCAGCCTGAATAGGTGTGATAGTAGTTAATAGTTATACGTCACAATACCATCAATATGCCCATTTCgattaaatttctgattttctcatcatcttcgtggaaaagaaaatgaatcaGACACCGTTGCAAAACAAACAACGTGCTATTTGCTTATAACTTGATATGCAACACTCCAATCTCTTCGTTATGTTATGCATTATCTCTTTATGTGAAACAAGAAATGTTggttattaaattatattttggttaCTTCTGCACACCTtcgtctctcttttttttaacactgaaaatattatataacattGACGGATTCGAAAGTGAGATACATGGATGATACACTGAGCCAGCAGAACACATGTTCCCTGGAAACTATGGCCGGCGAAAACAAGGTTTTCCCGGAAGTTAAAGCCCTAAACAAAGGGAAATACAACAGACTTTACAAGGATCAAAAGAAACCAAAGGATGCACGAAAACATTAACGCATACAGAAAAGGTCAAACCCAAAACTTGCATGCAGAACCACTTAAACTTCATGTGAACTCTGACAAAGGATTATCAAAAACTAGTTGATAATCAGATCCTCCAATAGTGAATAAGCACAATCCATTTAATGCATGTAGACCACAGCTTCAATTTCAGAAAGACTGAACTGAAACAGACTTTCAATGGCGAAGGAAGCAGTAAAGCGACCGAAGAAACGCCTAGAAAGAAGCTAACCGATGGACGAGAACCCGACCAGGTCTCTTGGGAAATAACATGGAGCGATCTGATCCACGCCAGACCAAACTAATCCAAAGATAACAGATTAGAAAGGGATCGGACCTGAAGTGAATCCAGAGTAAATCACAGAGGAAACAGAGACATGCAAGCAGGAAGTGAACCGATTCAACATCATCTGATGGACAAGACAAAAAGATTTAGAGCCAATCGCAGACAAGAGATAAAGTGGGTAAACCACACGGATGATCGGAAAGATCCAGTAACTCTTGCTGCAAAAGGACTAAATCCCGACCAGAGCAAACATCATGCATCCTTGAATCTTCGATCACACCACCgaagaaaaacaagaagaaacgaAAGGATCGACCGACTCCGGTGTTAGAGAAGCCACCGGAGTCGATCACCGGAGATCAAAGAGGAAGCTCGAGATAGAGAGAATATTTAGAGAGATAATATTTTAGAGAGAAGCAGATGTTGTTTTCGATCCCCAACTCTCTATAAAGTCTTAATTTTAACACACCTTCGTCTCTCTATATCTTACTTTCTTAATAgtgtttaataattattattatttcaccTACATTTCCCATTTGATACAAAGTCGCACCATGTGCATTGAAAAAATAATAGGAAAACTACGAATGTATTTGTAGACGGTAGTACTGGTACAGTATGCATGAAACACTGCTCTTAATATCGGTTGCCTAAGCGCATAAGAAAGACACCCAAACGCCCTGATTATTGTCTAATCAAACGAAAGCTTTGTTAACGCGTGTGATTAATTGGATGTCTGTTTAATTTAATAGATGTTGGATCTTCCACAAGGATATTCAATTGATCcgtactatttttttttgtaaactaaaaaaGTAATAATGAAAGAGTCAGAAATCCGTACTATTCAATTGATCCGTACTATTTGTgaaaattatttagtttaatgGTTTAATAGATGATTCATTATACCAAAAACTTTAGATTTTGAGTTTCAGGAAAAAACACTTTATCAATAATTATacagattaataattttttttttgtaaatatttgataTACTACAATATAAATAGAACTatcaactatttaaaaaaatatagaactaTTAAACATATATTCTTTTTTGTCTATGTATTTcaatagaaaacaataaattcttgtgaaaaaaaaaattattacaaactTTCGAATTAGTTGAATGTGATTTGTTAAGACATTCCATATAATAGACttgtaaaacaaatatcttaTCTTGATATTCGTCGAAAATATACAGTTTTTTTCTACACAACACGGTCAGAAATTAACTGACAGAATCAAAGTTGacaataaaaaatgaaaagaaaattcgAGGAAATATACTTCTCTCGAAGTAAGAGCAAGTCTCTCTTGAAACTCACGAACACCGGCAACTTATAAAAATGGGCTCTTTTTCTCTCCACTCAGACAGAATCATTCAAGATGTCTTCTTCTATTACACCAACCACCTCCCTTCGGAAGTACGATGTCTTTCTGAGCTTCAGAGGACCCGACACTCGCCGCAACTTCATCAGCTTCCTCTACAAAGAACTCGTCCAAAGGAACATCCGCACCTTCAAAGACGACAAGGAGCTTGAGAGCGGCCAGAGAATCTCGCCGGAGCTAGACCGCGCCATCGAGGAGTCGAAGTTCGCCGTCGTTGTCGTCTCCGCGAACTACGCAGCCTCCACATGGTGCCTTGAAGAACTCGTCAAGATCATGGATGTCGAGAATAAAGGCTCCCTCACCGTGATCCCCGTCTTCCACGGCGTTGACCCGTGTCACGTGAGGCGGCAGATCGGTCAAGTCGCCGTACAGTTGGAGAAGCACGAGATGAGAGAAGATCGCGAGAAAGTCCTCTCGTGGAGACAAGCGTTGACCAATCTCGCGAGTATCTCCGGCGTCTGCACATTGAAATGGTAAATAAAAAATCGTTTACTTGACGATCAAGTTACTACGATGATGGGATgtctaggtttagggtttaaatggTTGGATCTTTTTTGTCTTCAGGGAAGATGACTCGATGATGGTCGATGAGATTGCTAAGAGGATATCAACGGTGATTGATACAACGAGAAAACCAACGAGAACCGGAAGTAACCTAGTGGGGATTGATGCACACATGAAAGCGCTGTCACGGTTAGTAGATCTGAACTCTTCGAAGAAGAATGTGAGAGTTGTCGGGATTTGGGCGAGAGGAGGCAACGGTAGATCAGCTCTCGCTAAGTTCGTGTACCAGAACATCTGTCAACACTTTGAAAGCCATTGCTTCCTGGAGAACGTGAAGAGGACATCTCAGGATCGGCACATGTCGCATCTACGCCAAGAGGTTCTTAAAAGGGTGCAAGTAGAATCGAACCAGAAGGTTCTGCTAGTGGCGAACGAAGTTAATAAACTTGAACACTTTGATGCTCTTGCAGAGGATTTCAGCTGTTTTGGACCGGGGAGTATAGTTATCATCACTACACAAGACAAGCAGCTTCTTGTTTCGGCCGGGATAAAGCTTGTTTACGAAGTGGAGCTTCTGAGGTTCCGGAAAGTTCGTGAACTATTTAGACAGTTGGGCTtcagagtgagagagagagccaTTGAGTCGGTTTTGTGTAAGGGAACTAGTCTTGCCATGAAATGGTTAAGTTGTTGTCTACGTGTTAGATCTGGTTAGGGGAAAGTATCttaatcgtttttttttcatgtatcATTAAGTTTAGTGTGGCTAAACCTAGTAAGATGTGGCTTACACCTAGGAATGTTTTATACTATTTTTGGAGTGAGTTTGCTGGTGTATAGAAGAATTATCATTCTTGATTTGATTAAATAATACAAATTCTTTTTCAAGTTTTGCTTCTTgtttttttatgttaagttCCTAACTTCCATTATTGATTTCGAACCTAACATGACTAACATGcaaaaacagagaaagagaAGCTTTTGAAGAGGATGATCTGATCTCATTTCACACTTTCTGTCTAAGAAAGACCAACAGTGAGTACTGTTTCTGTCTCTGCCTGATAATTTACATTGTCCGATCTATGCTTTTATTGATTGATATCTTATATTCTTGGTTGGTTTTACCAACAAATCATCTTGTAGATCCATGTAAATCTGATATATACAAGTCCTCTGTAAGAAATTATGTTGTACTGGTCTTGTTTCATTGCAAAACTGTTGGACTCTCCATTGTTGAAGAGATCAAAATAAGGATCCATTGATTTGATGACTGATGAGTTACATATTGCATATTGGATGGAGATAAGAGCGAGGGGATGTTGTTCTGTACAGCTTATTGACGGTGGTATATACAATGTCTCTGGCATTGGtcatttcattaaagaggtgaAACTTGGAGCGTGTGGCCTCCTCTCCATCATGGGTCCTCAAAGCAGCGGTATGCAAATATACAATACAGAACAGTGTTTAACAGTAATCTGATTGACAGAATCTCATAGAACATTTGTGGTTTTTGACAGGGAAGAGTACACTATTGAATAGTTTGTTTGGAACAAACTTTATGGAGATGGATGCATTCAAGGGAAGGTATGTATTATGATCTTAGATCGTAACCTTCAATTATTGATATTCCAAACACCAATTACAGCAAGAACGACACTGATTATGCAGAACTAGAGATTACAATCACATATCGATCATAACGTCTCATGCAAGTTTCCACAATATTCAGCATAACCGCTTGAGACGCCAGCTTCGGCAGCAGTTGTTTCCAAAGAGATTGTTTTTCCTTCGTTACGGCTAGAACTTGCGAGTTTTCAATAGAATAAGAAGCCAAAGTTTTTTGGGTATTCTAAAACTAAACAAGAGCTTTACATTATCGTTCTGCTATATTAGTCGATATCAGAACGAGCACTTTGATTATGTTTCCATACCACATGTTCCTCGAAAGTACATGCTATTTCATCGAGGAATATCCATTTGTTtcatctgattttttttatgagaaGTTCAAAGAAATTTATGGTGATCCGTGTATGACGTAAACGAAGatgaaggtaaaaaaaaatttgtcctCCGATCTTTGATATCTACGATGGTGTAGATCCGATGTTATATGATTTGGATCCACTCGTTTCTATCTTTGATGAGGTACAATTGCTTATTTGCTTAATGACGCGTGTGCACAAGATGACAAAACCAGCTTTTGACATGTCTTATGCGTTGACAAAAACATTGTGTGGACTTAacatgtttaccaaaaaaaaaaaaacattgtgtgGAGAATTTTTATCAGCAAAATGTCATTGAAGTCTGGTGTGACTTGTCCCTTCCTTCGACAAAGTCAACTTGTCTTATACCAAATATGTCAATGTAAGTAAACACTTTATGAAGATTTTCAAGCTTGCAATGAATTTTGACGTTCAAAATTGTGAGTGagcaatttttttattgtagatGCATCAAACACTAAGATTTGAGGGTGAATCTTCTCCGATCCGAAAAGAATTATGCAaagcaaatatttaaaatattctaaatactttaattatttttatttagttattttattctttaaaaaaattatagtattaGTTATTGTTTAATACTAGTTGATAATTAGTAGTTGGTGTCTATTCTTTTAATATTAGGGTTTGAGTTCTATATAAATAATCATCCTCTTGGTTTTGTAGAGGACTAGCTATTATTGATTATTAACAAATAAattgtttcttctttaaactcttgTTGTAACTAGAATTTGTGGATTCTCAACggaataaaaaattttaatctcTTGGATATTCTAAAACTAAACGATAGCTTTACATAGCTTCCACTACACCACATAAAGAATAATCGATAGAATCAAAGTTGGCGATAAGAAAATGCGAGGAAATGGTCATTTCTCAAGTAAGACTATATacaaagttgtttttttttttgcaacacaaaggttttttatttaacttatactactttttttttaattttaacattttagatCTTTTAGTCTATTAAATGAAAAACACACTAACAAAGTAACCTTGATTTCGGGTGAAATTTATACAATTAATTTGTCATTAAAAATTGGGGGCCCTTAAAAATTACACTAATTTTAGAATGATATACAACTATGACTTCAAATTATTTGATTCTCATGTTCATTTTATTAACCGGTGAAATTTATGTGTGGTATACGCTGTTATGTTGATCTAACCAAAAATGATTTACACAACATATTATTTTGTTGGTTTGAATATTGAAGGGGCCATATTAGCAAATACATACTATATAAAAACACTGTAAAATCATGACCAACTTATTATTTTGCtgcataaaatgaaaataacatCCGCGCAAATGAGTggatcaaattttaattttttatttatttccatATAATCATTCAACATTGATTCAccttttattaaacttttatattatacaatgattttgttttaaaaaatttacatcaTATTTTAACATTGTATTGCgaattattcttatatattttttgtaaacacaTAAAATATGTTTAGTTGCATAATTAAGTGTTTCCTGaaaaatactatataaaaatatttttctatgttcaaattgtaaataaagtTTCTAGTTGAAAAtgatgtatattttattttaaaaattgtaaaaattggaatgtgtaaaaaattaaaaatttcatcaTTCATTTATAATTTAACACTTATATTaacctttattttatttttttgagaaaaaagttTGTGGATCTTCATACATTTATTTGAGTTGATTGATATATAATTGTCCACATCAATAGTGCCCCGTTGTTTTCTCCTCGGACGAATCTTTTTTTTATCcactttgttttgtttgattttttcaaGACCACCattaatacattaattataCTTCGTCTACAAAATGCGAGGAAGGTAGAgaggaaatgaaaaaaattcatgGCCGTACACGCCTTCACAAACACGACTAAATCTATAAAAGTGTCattcaaattgttttttaaaaaagactATAAAGGGGGGCTAATTCGCTTGTTGacaaaaataatactaatagAAAACTCACTTGAGAGAATCATTAAAATGCCTTCTATTACAGCAACTACCTCCCTCAGGAACTACGATGTCTTTCTGAGTTTCAGAGGACTCGACACTCGCCGCAACATCGTCAGCTTTCTCTACAAAGAGCTTGTTCGGAAGAACATTCGTACTTTCAAAGACGACAAGGATCTTGAGAGTGGTCGGATGATTCCGCTGGAGCTCGCACGCGCCATCGAACAGTCGAAACTTGCCGTAGTTGTGATCTCCAAGAAATACGCAGCGTCCACTTGGTGCCTCGAAGAGCTCGTCAAGATAATGGATTTCGTCAACAAGGGCTCCCTCACCGTGATTCCAGTCTTCCACAACGTGAATCCCTGTCACGTGAGGAGACAGATCGGTCAAGTCGCCTTACAGTTTAAGAAGCATGAGAAGAGAGAAGATCACGAGAAAGTCCTCTCCTGGAGGCAAGCATTGACCACTCTGGCGAATATCTCCGGCTATTGTTCAAGGAAAAGGTAAAAAGTTCGTTACAATGATGTGATGTCTATGTTTTACTTGAGAGGTCGGATATTTAATGTAAGATTCGATCTGAATCGTTTTCGTTTGTCTGTGTCTTCAGCAAAGATGAATCGACGATGGTCGAAAACATTGCTGAGAAGATATCTATGTTGATTCGTACAAGGAAAACAAGAAGCAATGAGA comes from the Brassica napus cultivar Da-Ae chromosome A7, Da-Ae, whole genome shotgun sequence genome and includes:
- the LOC106357230 gene encoding disease resistance protein Roq1, whose translation is MSSSITPTTSLRKYDVFLSFRGPDTRRNFISFLYKELVQRNIRTFKDDKELESGQRISPELDRAIEESKFAVVVVSANYAASTWCLEELVKIMDVENKGSLTVIPVFHGVDPCHVRRQIGQVAVQLEKHEMREDREKVLSWRQALTNLASISGVCTLKWEDDSMMVDEIAKRISTVIDTTRKPTRTGSNLVGIDAHMKALSRLVDLNSSKKNVRVVGIWARGGNGRSALAKFVYQNICQHFESHCFLENVKRTSQDRHMSHLRQEVLKRVQVESNQKVLLVANEVNKLEHFDALAEDFSCFGPGSIVIITTQDKQLLVSAGIKLVYEVELLRFRKVRELFRQLGFRVRERAIESVLCKGTSLAMKWLSCCLRVRSG
- the LOC106357231 gene encoding toll/interleukin-1 receptor-like protein, with translation MAVHAFTNTTKSIKVSFKLFFKKDYKGGLIRLLTKIILIENSLERIIKMPSITATTSLRNYDVFLSFRGLDTRRNIVSFLYKELVRKNIRTFKDDKDLESGRMIPLELARAIEQSKLAVVVISKKYAASTWCLEELVKIMDFVNKGSLTVIPVFHNVNPCHVRRQIGQVALQFKKHEKREDHEKVLSWRQALTTLANISGYCSRKSKDESTMVENIAEKISMLIRTRKTRSNERTDGHMEDKQLLVSARIKLVYEVELLRFGKG